The window CAGCAGATTCTGTTGTGGCTTGGTTAAGCTCTATGGGGGTTATGCGGGCTTTAGGGATATTTAATTTTCCATTTAAGCTTATCAGCTTTTTATCTAGGCTTACGGTTAGTTCCGGTGAGGCTTCTATAAGCAAATCCGGCGTATCGATAATAAGCAGATTGCTTCCATTAATGTCTAACTTGCCGAGCTGCTTAAATGCATCCAAGTGGCCAGTAATTTGCAATTTTCCGGAACCCACTTTTCCGTCAGCCTCCACCTTAAACTGACCTGAGTTTGCATCTGCTTGCAGAGTCCCAGTAACGTCGTTTAGCATGGTGCCAGATTGCAGCACCACTATCTGATTCGCATTGAGTTGAACTTTTCCCGATGCTAGAGGGGTATCCACTGTTCCATCTATTGCTATGCGAGCAGAAGCCTTTCCGTTACCAATACTGACTTGTGGAAGCAATAGGTTAGCCAACTCCAGGCTGTCTGAGTCAAAGTCTAAAGTGCCGGATAGCTTACTACCTGCTTCCAAGCTGCCTGTCTCGACGTAACCATTTAGGTTTAGTCCAAGCTCATTAGCTTGAGCGATTACATTGGCTTGTAATCCTTGCTCTTTAGTTTTCGCAACGAACTGTAATTTCTCTAAGGTTACGGTTTCTTCTGCAGTCGAAACTTTTGTGTTATTGGCATTTATTGATGCATTTAACTGGCTGAATGTCTTTGTTTCAATATCTACTGAACCTTCGATGTCGAGCTCCAGATCGCCTTGCAGTTTGTACAATGCCGAAGGTATGACTAAAGCTTGCAATGCATTTATAGGAGCAGATTGAGCGTTAGCTTTAAAAGACAGCCAGCTTTTATCTTTGTCTAACTGAATACATAAAGGGGAGCTGATCTCCGCATAACCAATGCACAGGTCGTGTATTCTAAAATTAGCGTTTTTAGAACTGAGTGTTAAATCGGTAGGCTGGGTTAAATAAACTTTCTTATAACCTGTTTGCTTTAATTCGGCGGAATCGAGCCCTATCGTAAACTCGGGTTGGTTTAACACACCATTAATGGTTCCGCGCGCTAAAGCAGTTCCTTGTAATTCTGATACCTGGCTTAATTGGTCAGATTGAAGCTCCCAGTTCAATGTTCGGCCTGAGCTCAATGCTCCGTTAATGTTAAACGATTGAGCTCCCCAATTTCCTTCCATGCTTTCGACAAATAGATAGGGGGCGGCGTAGCTCATTGAAACTTTGCTATTGACGTCATGACCTTCGTAAGTACCAGTCACATTGGCATTTAAAGAGATATCACGGCTCCAATCAATAGTTGCCTCTGCAGCTATCATGTTGTTATTTTGACTGAGCTTTAATGTGGTTAGATTGAGCGACTTGGAAGCAAGCTTAGCCTCACTGGTTAGCTTAAATGGTTGTGGTAACAAGCCGTTAATATCGCTCGATAAACGAGCGGATAAATTATCGATAGCTCCACTAACTGTTAATTTACCGCATTCACTAATAATATCGCTGGGTTTGTATAAAACAGTATCCCATTGCGAAGTGACATCAATAACAGGGACGGAATCAAGGTGAACAATACTTCCGCTAATGAGCAATTCACCACGAATATCGTTATCTGAACTCACGTTAAGAGAGTTAATTGTTAATGCATTAGACTCGTACGTTAAGCGTCCAGATATTGCTGCATTTCTTTGGTTTACGGTAACCGATAGGTCCGGACTAAGAATGGCGCTGTTTAAACTCCCTTCCCCTGCAACGGCTCCGTTAAACACAAGGCTCAGGTCTCCTAAGTCAAAAGCCTTTAACCATGGGGTAAGGTTGCTTTCATTCCATTGACTGGTAACAGACCAGCTCAGCGCTTTGGCTGGTTGATGCAGAGTAGCTTCAAGGGAAGCATTCAGACTGTCACTAAGTTTCGTCTCAGTGACGAGCTTTCTTATATCCCCTTTAAATAGGCTGTTGATAGTGAG is drawn from Idiomarina piscisalsi and contains these coding sequences:
- a CDS encoding translocation/assembly module TamB domain-containing protein, with protein sequence MTIYRWLASIILGIFFVIPSVAIALFGTETGSRWVVDKAIHYSPIDIRYDQFRGKLLTEFSFNNLRVESESFAYQTEALKIHWQPLALLSGSITAERIKSDHGEVRLRSTEATPNNDNQANALNEIKIELPLSIDIQRLTVSDTLFFFFEAPAQKLDVNLSAKANTRGRVTLRNLDISHQYVTASVRGQSLLSYPFKSSLNTKIELHSPDYPALTINSLFKGDIRKLVTETKLSDSLNASLEATLHQPAKALSWSVTSQWNESNLTPWLKAFDLGDLSLVFNGAVAGEGSLNSAILSPDLSVTVNQRNAAISGRLTYESNALTINSLNVSSDNDIRGELLISGSIVHLDSVPVIDVTSQWDTVLYKPSDIISECGKLTVSGAIDNLSARLSSDINGLLPQPFKLTSEAKLASKSLNLTTLKLSQNNNMIAAEATIDWSRDISLNANVTGTYEGHDVNSKVSMSYAAPYLFVESMEGNWGAQSFNINGALSSGRTLNWELQSDQLSQVSELQGTALARGTINGVLNQPEFTIGLDSAELKQTGYKKVYLTQPTDLTLSSKNANFRIHDLCIGYAEISSPLCIQLDKDKSWLSFKANAQSAPINALQALVIPSALYKLQGDLELDIEGSVDIETKTFSQLNASINANNTKVSTAEETVTLEKLQFVAKTKEQGLQANVIAQANELGLNLNGYVETGSLEAGSKLSGTLDFDSDSLELANLLLPQVSIGNGKASARIAIDGTVDTPLASGKVQLNANQIVVLQSGTMLNDVTGTLQADANSGQFKVEADGKVGSGKLQITGHLDAFKQLGKLDINGSNLLIIDTPDLLIEASPELTVSLDKKLISLNGKLNIPKARITPIELNQATTESADVRLKNEEKKTSVFKTQTDLTVSLGENVRVKALGFAGQIQGSLNITQQPNSPARGNGTIGVTSGQYEIYGQKLTIERGDLLFNDVPLSSPSLNLRVTRNISSSTSNQKPPEEIGARVTGSIEQPELSLFSTPPMSDSTILSYLLFGKPPTSQGDVNNLELQAALLVGGRSTEFLTDGLKETFDLDEVSLDSRTSDVNDTSLYIGKHLSPDLYIKYGIGLIEPTSTFILRYSLTDKLIFESVSNAEGQGGDLIYTIEK